From Anopheles darlingi chromosome 2, idAnoDarlMG_H_01, whole genome shotgun sequence, the proteins below share one genomic window:
- the LOC125950451 gene encoding CD63 antigen gives MPSLGISCVRYLVFFFNFLFAITGGIVVITGTLIQSYYYHYSNFVGESFWTAPIVLIVIGSIIFVVACFGCCGAAKESPCMIITFSIFLGVVFLVEIGIGVAGYYKHEQLSGILEKGFNKTLESYPNDKGAQEAWNLVQSEMQCCGINGPEDWEPIYKNDTVPRACCHRMPVGVNKCTREYASTEGCFSKLSNFLGSKSLILAGIGIGLAIVQLIAVLLACCLYGSFRRQYETV, from the exons ATGCCTTCACTGGGAATATCGTGCGTGCGCTATCTGGTGTTCTTCTTCAATTTCTTGTTCGCG ATCACTGGCGGAATCGTGGTTATAACTGGAACCCTCATCCAGTCGTACTACTATCATTACTCCAACTTTGTCG GTGAGAGCTTCTGGACCGCACCGATTGTGCTGATCGTTATTGGATCGATCATATTCGTGGTAGCATGCTTCGGATGCTGTGGTGCTGCCAAGGAAAGTCCTTGTATGATCATAACG TTCTCCATCTTCCTCGGAGTGGTATTCCTGGTTGAGATCGGCATTGGCGTTGCTGGGTATTACAAACATGAGCAACTGAGTGGCATCCTGGAGAAAGGCTTCAACAAAACCCTTGAGAGCTACCCCAACGATAAAGGGGCTCAGGAAGCTTGGAATCTGGTACAGTCGGAGATGCAATGTTGTGGCATCAATGGTCCGGAAGACTGGGAGCCAATCTACAAGAACGACACCGTACCGAGGGCTTGCTGTCACCGGATGCCGGTTGGGGTGAACAAGTGCACCCGGGAGTACGCATCTACGGAGGGTTGCTTCTCGAAGCTTTCTAACTTCCTCGGTTCTAAATCGCTCATCTTGGCTGGCATCGGCATTGGATTGGCAATTGTACAG CTTATCGCGGTcctgctggcatgctgctTGTATGGCTCATTCCGGCGCCAGTACGAAACTGTCTAA